The genomic stretch ACCTCAGCCATGCGGGGAACTCCACCCTCACGGTGAAATCGACTGGATCGCTCGCCATCAACGGCACGACCAACGCGAGCTTTCCCAACTCCATCGTCGGCCAGAACGCGGCGGGGACCAGCACGCTGGTCGTGGACGGCGGTGGCCTGACCATCGGCGCAAACACCGGATTCGCGCTGGGCAACAACGTGGCAACCGCCACCGGTGTGCTGACGGTTTCCTCCGGCATCGCCACGATCAACCGCGGCAGCACGACGGCCGCGGATATCCGGTCGTTTATCGCCCTGGGCCGGGACCTGGCAAGCGGCACGATCAACCTCAACGGTGGCATCCTGGCCACCGATCGCAACTTTGTCCGCGATGGCAGCGGCGGTGCCAACGGCGGCACGGCGAATTTCGTCTTCGGCGGGGGCACGCTCAAGGCGCTGGCTGACCAAGCCGACTGGCTGAATTCATCGCTGATCAACACCAACCAGCAGGCGCTTTCGTCGGTGACGACCACTTCGGCGGCGTCCACCATCGACGCCAACGGCTTCGCCGTCGGCATCAACAACGCCATCAGCGGCGGTGGCGGCTTCAACATCAACAGCACCACGGGCACGGGCACCGTCACCTTCACCGGCACCAACACCTACTCGGGTGACACGACCGTGACCGCCGGGATTCTCGCCGTGGATGGTGATGCCATTGCAGATGCCAACAAGCTCGTCATCAACGGCGGCAAGGTGGATCCGATGGGTGGCACCGAGGTGGTGGACAAGCTCTTCTTCGGCACCGTCCAACAGCCCGCCGGAACCTATAGCGCCGTAGCCGGGCCCGGAGTCGAATTTGTCAATACCGACCGCTTCATCGGCACCGGCGTCGTGGAAGTGACCGCCGGCCCTGGCGGCTACTCCGCCTGGCGGGATGCCTATGCTCCCGGCCAAGGAATGGACCTCGACCATGATAACGACGGTGTCGATAACGGCATCGAATACTTCATGGGCCAAACCGGCTCCACCTTCACCGCCAATCCGGCTCCCGCGGGTGGAATCGTCACCTGGCCCATGGGCGCCACCTACACCGGCGTCTATGGCACCGACTATGAAGTGCAATACTCCACCGACCTCGTCTTTTGGACACAGGCTCCCATCGGCACGGGCGACAACACCGTGACCGTTTACCCCGGACCCACGCCAGCCCGTTCGGTCGCTTACGACGTACCCAGCGGCGGAAAAAGCTTCGTCCGTCTTGTCGTCACCAACTGATCCCTAAGCGGCTCAGCCGTTCGCCGGAGGTCCTTCCAAGCGGGCCTCCGGCATTCCAACCCGGCACGGCCTCGGTCATTCAATCTGTGCCACTTGACCGGTCTGGTCACTTACGGCCAACCCTCCTCGATCGCAAAAAAACCCGTGAAAAACACCAATCACCTCCCCTTGCGAAGCGCCTCCGATCCGGGTGTTCTCCTCTGTAGTCTTGTCTTCTCGCTTGCCGGAACGCTTTCACCTATTCACGCGGCATCCTTGACCTGGGACTCCAGCGGGGCAAATCCCCTCGCTCCCGTGGACGGGGCTGGCACTTGGAACACTGCCGTCGTGAACTGGAGTGACGGGCTTGCGGACGTCCTCTGGCCGAACACGAACGCCGACATCGCGATCTTCGGCGCGAACAATGGGGCGGCGGGCACGATCGCCGTCGGAACGGTCACCGCCAACGGCATCACCTTCAACGCGGCCGGCTCGGGCAGCTACGCGCTCTCCGGTGGTACGATCACCTTCGGCGGCACCACTCCCACCATCACGGCCAATGTGGATGCCTCCATCGGGTCCCAGCTCTCGGGGGGCGCCGGGCTCACCAAGGAAGGCACCGGCATCCTCACCCTCTCCAGCGCCACCAACAACTACACCGGCGGCACCACCGTCAACGCCGGCACCCTGCGGATCACCGCCACCGCCGCGCTTCAGGGAGCGACCACGGTGAATCCCAGCGGCACCCTCCTGCTCAATGCCGGCAACGTGACCTACGCCAACACCTTCGGCGGATCAGGGACGGTCAATGTCACCACCGGCAACGGCGACGTGACGCTCAGCGGCGCGATGAGCGGCTTCAGCGGCACGCTGGATCTCAACCAAAGCGTCGGCAGCGCCAGCAAGACCCGCTTCACCACCACCCAGGCGAACCTGATCTCGAGCGGCGCGACCATCAAGGTGCGTGCAGGCACCACGCTCTATCTCAACCAGGGCCTCAACTACGGTGCCGCCGTCCAACTGTATGGCGCGGGAAACTCCGAGAACCTCGGCGCGCTCCGACTCGAAGCCGCCGCGAACCAGACCGGCTCCGTCACGCTGTTTGGAAACTCCTTCATCGGAGCCAATGCCAGCGCCGCCACCATCAGCGGCGCGATCGGCCAGAGCGGAGGCAGCTACGGCTTCACCAAGCTGGGCAACAACACCCTCACGCTCTCCAACGCGGCGAACTCCTACACCGGCGGCACCACCGTCACCAGCGGCACGCTTTCGCTCGGAAATGCCACCGCGCTGGCTGGCACCGGCAACCTCACGATGTCGGGCGGGTCGTTTTCCAACGCGGTCGCCGCGAGCTTGTCGAACAACATCACCCTGAACAACGCCAGCACCTTCACCTCCACGGGCGGAACCCTGGCGCTCAATGGCAACATCACGGGCTCCCCCAACGGCAACTGGAACCTGACGGCGACCAACAAGATCACCTTGGGCGGGTCCAACAGCATCACGAACTCGGGAAATTTCGCCGGGCTCATTGTCACCGGTGCCGGCGGCGTGGACGTCACCGGATCGACGACGATCAACGGAGCCGCCGCCAACCAGGAAAGCGGCTATCTCAGCCTTGCCGGAAACTCCGCCATCACGGTGAAATCGACCGGATCGCTCGCCATCAACGGCACATCCAACGCCGGTAAGCCCAACTCCATCATCGGTCAGAACGCGGCGGGAACCAGCACGCTCCTCTTGGACGGCGGCACCCTCACCATCGGCGGCAACACCGGCTTCGCGCTCGGCAACAATGTTACCACCGCCACCGGTGTGCTAACGGTTTCCTCCGGCACCGCCACGATCAACCGCGGCAGCACAACGGCCACGGATATCCGGTCGTTCGTTGCCTTGGGTCGGGACCTCGCAAACGGCACGATCAACCTCAACGGCGGCATCCTGGCCACCGACCGCAACTTTGTCCGCGATGGCAGCGGCGGTGCCAACGGTGGCACGGCGAATTTCGTCTTCGGCGGGGGCACGCTCAAAGCGTTGGCCAACCAGGCCGACTGGCTGAATTCATCGCTGATCAACACCAACCAGCAGGCGCTTTCGTCGGTGACGACCACTTCGGCGGCGTCCACCATCGACGCCAACGGCTTCGCCGTCGGCATCAACAGCGCGATCAGCGGGGCGGGGGGCTTTACCGTCATTGACAGCAGCGGCAGCGGCTACGGAGTCGTCACCTTCGGCGGGGTGAACACCTACAACGGGGCGACCGCGGTCAACAGCGGCAAGCTCGAGCTCGGCGTCAACGGCTCGATCAACAATACCAGCGGGGTTTCACTCGGCAATGGCGGCACCTTCGATGTCTCCGCGAAAGCCGGCGGCTACACGGTGAACAAACTGACAGGCTCCGGTGACGTGATCGGGTCCCTGACGGTCTCGACCCAACTGGCGATCGGCAATTCGCCGGGAACGACCAGCTTCGACGATCTCGCGCTGGGAACGGGCGCGACCTATACCTACGAGCTTACCGGCGGCGGAACCGCGGCCGATCTTGGCAACGTGTCCGGCACCCTCACCCTGGTCTCCGGTACCATCCTGGATCTGGTGCAGC from Luteolibacter arcticus encodes the following:
- a CDS encoding beta strand repeat-containing protein → MTWDSSGANPLAPVDGAGTWNTAVVNWSDGLADVLWPNTNADIAIFGANNGAAGTIAVGTVTANGITFNAAGSGSYALSGGTITFGGTTPTITANVDASIGSQLSGGAGLTKEGTGILTLSSATNNYTGGTTVNAGTLRITATAALQGATTVNPSGTLLLNAGNVTYANTFGGSGTVNVTTGNGDVTLSGAMSGFSGTLDLNQSVGSASKTRFTTTQANLISSGATIKVRAGTTLYLNQGLNYGAAVQLYGAGNSENLGALRLEAAANQTGSVTLFGNSFIGANASAATISGAIGQSGGSYGFTKLGNNTLTLSNAANSYTGGTTVTSGTLSLGNATALAGTGNLTMSGGSFSNAVAASLSNNITLNNASTFTSTGGTLALNGNITGSPNGNWNLTATNKITLGGSNSITNSGNFAGLIVTGAGGVDVTGSTTINGAAANQESGYLSLAGNSAITVKSTGSLAINGTSNAGKPNSIIGQNAAGTSTLLLDGGTLTIGGNTGFALGNNVTTATGVLTVSSGTATINRGSTTATDIRSFVALGRDLANGTINLNGGILATDRNFVRDGSGGANGGTANFVFGGGTLKALANQADWLNSSLINTNQQALSSVTTTSAASTIDANGFAVGINSAISGAGGFTVIDSSGSGYGVVTFGGVNTYNGATAVNSGKLELGVNGSINNTSGVSLGNGGTFDVSAKAGGYTVNKLTGSGDVIGSLTVSTQLAIGNSPGTTSFDDLALGTGATYTYELTGGGTAADLGNVSGTLTLVSGTILDLVQLGTYTMGNKFTLFGYATGSLAGTFSDTGNVELNDGDTFSDAGGLWQIDYDDTTAGLNGGIGTRFVTVTAVPEPGAALLGGLGMLAFLHRRRR